tacattacggtaattgaaaattaattttcaggttTGTAaacgtatttattttaaattaaatacttactatcttttaatttcctaaaaataaaaatgaatttaattttttttaaataaataactttaaataaataattattttaaatatttttttttaaattttctttcaatttttttataaaaattttaatataaattaattattttttttaattctttttttaaaaaaaatatctaaaaaatcaaaaattatttaattgatttaatttttcaaacaaataaaattaaattattttaaatatttttacttaatattttaaataattaaattaggtttataattatttcgtttaaatattttaaaaaattatttaacatttttttaaaataattttttattttttttttttattaaaattcaaatgtaaattaatattttttttttaaattcgttgcaaaaaaaatatcggaaaaatcaaaaataattaaatttaatgataaaaaaactcaccttgtAGGTAGAGACATCTATTGCTCTTTTCTACTAATTTTTTCCGCGAATTTTTTGTGCCTTCGTGAATCATTTCCCCTATATaaaattgcttgaattttacaataaaactaACTAATTCACCTTTTTTCCCCCACTAGATTCATTTTTTCACCCGTTCTACAGCTGTTCGAAACTATCGTCACAACCAACACGATGGGTACCAACACACACGGCCTACAATGTCGACACGACAGGATAATCATGTGAAAATTGTTCCGGCTCTATgcacaatataataattatatggaCAGTCGAACACAAGGATATACGCACGAACGGCAACTAACACAAGTATACACACACGAAAATCGCGGCGTCACATCAACAAGCTAGTCTCGTCCTGGTGGCGCCAACTTTATTCGATGTCGCCAAGTATTTTGTGCTTGTGGTAGTTCCACTGCAATTTTTCCGTACTGCGTGCCCCACGTAACGCGGCAGCATGCGAAACTATTATTAGAACGATGTACGGGTGACTTTTTCATGTATGACGAGGcaaacgacaacgacaacgatGTGTAGAATAATAATTGCACATCATAAGGAAATGGAGCCTtacagaaaattatattttgtgtaaatgttaatttaacgaAGGTACACGAGAAAGTGCTTCGTTCGCCGTGGTAGAAGAAGAAGTCTAACGTTTTTGTCTCTCTAATGAATTCTCCAACGGATAAttgttttctcattaaaatgcaCGGTGTTGGTGCGaaattcaacaacaacaacaacggcaACAATTCCATTTTCCCATTGTACGTTACttgacatttattaatttttactgcatGAAAAATACATTTGAACAATTATATGAAATGGTGCATAACTTAATTATAAGTGGAAATGGCGACGATGGTGGCGACTAAAATTGCAAAGTTAATCTCGTCGCATGACACACGTGAATTAATTGGATgctgcaacgaaaaaaaaaacgttggggatcattaatttttgttgcattcCCATTAATCACGAGGCGAAAAATGACGTCTttggcaaaaagaaaaaattatgactcGCAAACTTTGCAGTCAATTGAACCTGAGTCACAGATTttctgacgaaaaaaaaataaaaataaagttttcggCAAAGAAACTTTCCTAATTTCGCCAATTTTCACAACATCTGCCACCATCCGTTCAATCACAGAGCGTTGTTTTGCCCTCTACACGCGCGCGTGGCATGCAAGGCAACTACAtgaacataatttttgattggtagcaatataattttatgtctTTCGAATATATAATTCGCCGCGTTGTAAAAGATGAGGAAAAATCAGCATGCagcaaaaacatattttttcatcgatgttgctgctgcttttttttctatttcaacATCATTTATGTAATGGGTTGCTATTAGgcgttttgtcattttttattattatctatttaatattatttttttccctttttcaatattttttgttgttgttaccgttgtaaaaaaaaggcgGAGGCGTTGTAACACGTCATTTTCTCACATATTtaacatacttttttttcgaaccgCATTTCGAGGAATTTTATGCGGTATGACGTTCGAACGGTTGTCTGTCATTTAAAGgtaacataataatttttgatttttcttaaaaaatatttattttgacgatttattttttaattaaaaaaaatattcaatatttttaaataaattaatttaaaaataaattattttttgaattaatttatttatttttttttaatatttaattaattaaatgattgttcaactaataaatattaaatgttttatttattttttttcatacaattaaaatgattttatcttaatttttcaaaatataaaaattatttaaaaattttaattttagaattatttcaatatttttttttaattatatctaatttgattaaattacctaattttataaaattattaaaaaaaaatctttttaaaccaattaaattttgacaaatcattaattatatcagttaattattaatcacagtaaaatttatttttttcatgaatttcatttaatttttccttaatttgaaaattttattttaaaattattttaataaatttaacaaatttttaattaaataataataaaataaataatttaatatttaattaatttacaaaaaaaaaatattaattaattaaaatttttaattttttttaaacttaataaaatttgtaaaatttacaaattttttgatttttttgaactgttttcagataattaattaatttaattaaaaataatttctaaaaaaaattaaaagcataaTAAAGCGGTTAAGTATTTTtcctttatgaaaattttcttcaacttaTGTATGTCAAGAAAGGCAACAACATCCAACACCACcatcatcagcagcagcaacaaaaaaaaataacgttacaatacacataaaattagtttattatTGCTAAAATGTTTGCAGAATATCTAATGATGTACCGAAAAGTTGTGCCGAACCGATTTGCCAATGTGTCAAAATATGTatgtatgcaaaaattttcatcgcaTCTTTCGCAtatgtaagtaaaaaaaaaacaaattatcgcCTGGAATTTCCTTTCCTTTCGCACACAGAGCAAGTCCTTCTCAAATGGGATGTAAAATGTCTCTacaataagttaaaaatatgtgTTAGGTGCGTGTTGTGTTATCATAATACGGTTAAAAACGTGATTATTTTAGTTATGTGGCGGAATGTTTTTTCCTCCCTCGTCGAATATGAGAAATTAGATTTTGTGGAGTCCTAAGCCAAAAGccgaaaaatacttgaaattactttattttttttcatgcatgcCATTGAATGCCTATCATAACCATTTTTCGTTATGATCTCAAGGCCGTAACGATAACATTCATGTCTCTCTGTTACTTTATCGAGATCTAATGGGTCCAAAGCTCGTCCTTTCTTTGTTTCCGAGTGACATAAAGTCAGAGACGATGACAACAAGCCAACATCATCGACATCAATGTCTTTCATGTTTGTGCCATTTCTTCCACTTGGATGACTAAAGTTATTCAAATCAGAGATAAAAAGATTATCTCTCATCTAACTAGTGCCATAAAACAAgaggaagcaaaaaaaaattgtaacgagataacaaactttttttttcgcttctcgTATTTACCAAGATGTAAGCTagttaagttttattttgttgtaaataataataagaagagGAACAAAGCGCGAACCACGTGTCGACCGAGCAacattgaaaacttttttattttttacaaaaaacttcataaatgtctaaagggaaattttctctcattttttttttgagcgaaaaataaacagaGCGAATGCAtggaataataattatgtaataataatgcgGAGAGGCGCCAGGCATGCATTTTAAGTGATAATGGGGAAGatgtgaaagaaagaaagcCCTTCAAAACATCATTGCTGCAAAAGACaactttcattattttttaaaaaagaggaCGGAACGGGAGACAAGAACTCGAACAATctcattacaataaaaatcagcaaagtgcatttacatttttcatcaagtctcggcattttattattcagaGGATATTAACATCAAGATGTTATTGCAATCAATTTGCAAGCGACttttgaattagaaaaaattgcaatttcagAATCATTGCTTTATCTTATAAAAACAGGGctgtaaaaacttttgacttaaacttaagcttataaaacttaaacttaaggttgttttactttttatttttttttttaatttcagtaaatttagttaagttaagttgacttaataaaattttccagtctaaatttaaatttaaataaatttacaatattctgtagaaaaaacaaaaactatttaaattattcaggcCCCAAAAGACTTTTGACTTACAAAAAACTTAAGTAATAACGACTTCAAtatgacttaatttaaaatatttttaaaaaaaaaaagtcaaataagtccaaaaattttttttatacttcaagttaaaaaccaaataacttttaaacaaatttatttaatatgtgAAAAgcttttaagttatttttcgtCTCTGGAATTATTCTTAAACTAAACTTTTAAGCCTTTTAAGCTTAACTTTTAAGTCATTAGTTTTTGCAGCcctgcttaaaaaattttaactagtCAAAACAAGTCTTATCTTCAAAATCGATTGCAATCTCAGTCTGATTCGAATCTTGGACGATTTttgttttgccaaaaaaattaatcatcgcCATATCTTTCTATATCGCGCCAAATAAATATCGCACTGCACCTTCATTCTTCTTCAGTACATTCTTAGTCCTCAATTAGTACAATGTTCAAAGTAATTCTTTGCCTTACGACTGTCGTTGCCCTCGTCCATTCCCATGGAATGTTGATGGATCCCGTTAACCGTGCGTCTCGTTGGCGTTACGATTCCTCAGCTCCCATCAACTACGACGATTCCGAGCTATGGTGCGGCGGTCTTACAGTTCAGCACAACACCTATGGCGGCAAGTGTGGTATCTGTGGTGATACCTACGGAAATCCAAGACCCCGAAAACACGAACTCGGCGGCGGACCATTCGGCGAAGGAGTAATTGTGAAAACCTATCCTGCTGATTCCATTATCACAGTTACGGTAAAGGTGACCGTTAATCACATTGGTTACTTCTGGTTCGACTTGTGCAAGATGGATGGCAAGAATCGCGAAGAGGAAGAATGTTTCACGAAAGTTTTGACGGCAGCGGGTGAGGAAAAATGGTATGTGCCATCACGCGAGTCGAAAGATTATGAAGTTCAGTTGAAACTGCCTGATATTGAGTGTGAACATTGTGTCTTGCGATGGACTTATGTGGCTGGCAACAATTGGGGACAGTGTGAGGATGGAAGTCACGCACTTGGATGCGGACCACAAGAACATTTCCGTACGTGCAGCGATATCTCTATCAAAGGAGGCTTCATGTCTGAATTGGTGGATGAGATTCCGGAACAAGTTGAAGATAACAGCATTTAATTGACCTTTATCGATAAGAAAATGaagatttattatattaaatcacTTTCCATTCATTGTCAAGGAATGTCTTTTCATTAATGAATCACATTTTACACGCAGAAAAAActgtttagtaaaaatttctaatttgtaccaattttttactaaatgaaattcgaaaattttctttgtaattttgaaataagttttttagcctttgttgagaaaaatcaatcaatttagtttcattttagtagataaagtaattttcaaactttcttgtttttttttcagttttcataaaaaaatcatgttattTTACTTCTTTGCAAACTAATATAGTTTGGTTCTTCGTTTGATAATTGAATGTTCATTTCTAAGGTTTGCAGTTAGGTTTAGTTGGTTGGTTTAAGGTTTGTTCTGCGAGACTGTTGTCTTTGTTATTTTCCTTCGTCGTAAAGGCCATAATCTTTTTGTCGCTTCTTCATTTGTCTTAGACGTGTTGCTTTCGGTACACCTTCTTTTGTGTATGGAAATTAGTGTGGACTGAAGCTTTTTTGTCactgaatttttgtttggagTGTCCCTCTTGTGTATTTGTTCTTAATAAGGTCAATTTTTATCACTCCGGAGACggtcaattttttctcatgttgGTCAAAAAATCATCGTATCGTATTCTACTTTCCTGTTGATTAGAATTTTCGTAGACATACCTGTATTTAatagttcaattttaaatttttatttgaattatttttttgtaagcgAAAgagttaaaattgtttttaatttttttttgttgtttttgatttttgaagattaaaaaatttttaaagggtaaaaaaaattaaaaaaaaactatatttattttaaaaaattactataaaaTGTGATCTTCGTAAATGGGCCAAaagataaattatattaagcttaaaaatcgattaaaaatttaatcaagtttttttctgcGTGTAAAAGGAACCCTTAAACTGAATTTACTAATCACTCAAGTTATCTTATCAAAAAGTATTAAGCGGCTAATTATTTTCGTAGTGCTTACTACCTTATCGCCGTCTGTAATGCAATATATAAATTGCCAATTTACAGAATAGGTTTAGTTTAGAAAAACAATTCTTTTAGCGAacatctctaaaaaaaatttcaaaaatgccaaaaatattactttttatcgccttttcaacattttacatAACTTACGTAAATTCTCATGGAATGCTCATGGATCCCGTTAATCGCGCTTCTCGATGGCGTTTCAACGAGAGTGCTCCAAAAAATTACGACGATGCCGGTCTCTGGTGCGGTGGCTTCCAAATTCAACATCAAGTTCACGACGGAAAATGTGGAATGTGCGGCGATAGTTATGGCGCTGCAACTCCTCGAAAGCACGAACTTGGAGGTGTGTTCGGGGAAGGTgtcattgtgaaaaaatacgaAGCAGATCAAGTGGTTACGGTAACTGTTAAAGTTACAGTCAATCATTTGGGACACTTTTACTTTGATTTATGCAATTTAGACGAAAGTGGCGTGGAAACGGAAGAATGTTTCACTGAACTTTTAACTGCCGATGGACACAGAAATTGGGTTGTTCCATCACCGCTAGCGAAAGATTATGAAGTCGCATTGAAGCTGCCAAAGGAAAGTTGTCGACATTGTGTCATGCGATGGACTTATGTGGCAGGAAATAATTGGGGAATATGCGAAGATGGTACAGGAGCTCTTGGATGTGGACCTCAGGAACATTTTCGAACGTGCTCTGATAtcgaaattgttgaaaaatgggACGATGAAATTCCCGAATCTTCTGAaacgaatgaaatttaatctaatttacCATTAAATagtcaataaatattaacaaagaTAACAAAAAAGCACATTTTTTATCACACAAAAAGCACTTGACCGACCATCGATCTCAATAAAGTGACCAATTACTGTACGGAAGTTGGTagataacaattttatttggtTAGAATGTTAtcgattcattcaaaaattagtttatcTCTGAACAATAATCTAATATtgctttgtttatttacttaGAACTGTagaaattcgtggaaaatttCGGGCTTTTGTGTTGTAATTGATAACTTAAtggatattttaaataatttcaatgtcAGAACATGTTCGGAACGTTTCTTGAGCGCCACATCCCAACTTTCCCGTTCCATCGCCGCACCATCCCCAACTATTTCCCGTGGTATAAGTCCATCGCAAGACACAATGTTTGCAAGTAAGTCCCTCAGGCAACTGCAATTCGACGTCATAAACTCTTGCCGCGGTAGATGGCAACAAATACGTCTCTTTTCCATCAACAGTCTTCACAGGAACATTGAAGCAACTttcttcttccatttttttgccACTTGCTTTCAACGGGTCCATGTTGCATAAATCGAATTTAAAGTAACCCTTATGATTCGAGGTGATTCTCACACTTGCCGTTATTTGTGATCCGGATTTGTAGGAACGAACGACAACTCCATCGCCCCATCTTCCGCCAAGTTCATGAGCCCGAGGACGTCGATCCGAGTAACTATCGCCACAAATTCCGCATTTGCCGCCATTCAAGCCATGTTGGAGGGAATATCCGCCGCAATTGAGGCCATTGTCATTCCAATCTGGTGTCGCTCGACCATCGTAACGAAATCGGGAGGCACGATTCACTGGATCAATGAGCATGCCATGCCCTTGGACAAGGGTTAAGAGCCCTAAAATGACcgaaagtgttaaaaaaattaattttttatccatgtAGTTATTTggttggaaaaaaatcaactgaaaaaattaaggctTGACCTTCTTTTTATacgcgaaaatttattttttgtgttcgatagtgtcaaagtaaaaaatttgcgtaaaaataagtaaaaagaaCTCACGTTAATTCAAGTTATGACGCggaattccaattttttagcGTTATCGTagacaaatattaatttaaatgactttttatgacTCAAATAAATTCGTGATTCGATGAAATGACAACaatatttgtcaaaacaaacaaaacatactcataaaagttaaattagaTCATAATTAATTGCAAAGGGCAACGTTacccagcaacaacaacaattattttatttttttgctaaattaatTAGAGTTTGATTCTCCGAGAGTGTCAATTAAGGAAAGTTTTTCTCCTTCCCCCGGAATCTCTCAGCAAAatcattttaactaaattaaatataaaaatctacCTTTCCGcctgcaaatttttttcacacggAAAACAAACGAAGagatgtttaaatatttatttccaaCTTTGCGGAATTGTCccgtaaaaataaatgtaaaataaaataaaagaaacggcaagaaattgaattgaattccaAATAATATACAAAGAACGaagcacaagaaaaaaataagggaaGAAGATAAAAGTTTGTTC
The sequence above is drawn from the Culicoides brevitarsis isolate CSIRO-B50_1 chromosome 1, AGI_CSIRO_Cbre_v1, whole genome shotgun sequence genome and encodes:
- the LOC134837387 gene encoding uncharacterized protein LOC134837387, whose protein sequence is MFKVILCLTTVVALVHSHGMLMDPVNRASRWRYDSSAPINYDDSELWCGGLTVQHNTYGGKCGICGDTYGNPRPRKHELGGGPFGEGVIVKTYPADSIITVTVKVTVNHIGYFWFDLCKMDGKNREEEECFTKVLTAAGEEKWYVPSRESKDYEVQLKLPDIECEHCVLRWTYVAGNNWGQCEDGSHALGCGPQEHFRTCSDISIKGGFMSELVDEIPEQVEDNSI
- the LOC134838531 gene encoding uncharacterized protein LOC134838531, which encodes MPKILLFIAFSTFYITYVNSHGMLMDPVNRASRWRFNESAPKNYDDAGLWCGGFQIQHQVHDGKCGMCGDSYGAATPRKHELGGVFGEGVIVKKYEADQVVTVTVKVTVNHLGHFYFDLCNLDESGVETEECFTELLTADGHRNWVVPSPLAKDYEVALKLPKESCRHCVMRWTYVAGNNWGICEDGTGALGCGPQEHFRTCSDIEIVEKWDDEIPESSETNEI
- the LOC134837389 gene encoding uncharacterized protein LOC134837389: MPLIWFLVLSGLLTLVQGHGMLIDPVNRASRFRYDGRATPDWNDNGLNCGGYSLQHGLNGGKCGICGDSYSDRRPRAHELGGRWGDGVVVRSYKSGSQITASVRITSNHKGYFKFDLCNMDPLKASGKKMEEESCFNVPVKTVDGKETYLLPSTAARVYDVELQLPEGLTCKHCVLRWTYTTGNSWGWCGDGTGKLGCGAQETFRTCSDIEII